From Desulfosalsimonas propionicica, the proteins below share one genomic window:
- the recD2 gene encoding SF1B family DNA helicase RecD2 — protein sequence MTFQAESENQTLSGQIERVTYTNPENGYTVARMRVRGRREPVTVVGRFTDPAPGEALEITGFWKLHPTYGEQFEVRSHRSITPSTINGIRKYLGSGMIRGIGPVMAERIVDRFGKSALDVIENHPEKLREVEGIGEKRIEMIQTAWAEQREIRNVMVFLQSHEVSAAWAVRIFRQYGRDAIDVVTANPYQLATDISGIGFLTADRIASRLGFEKQDPLRIKAGILYVLNQLAEDGHVFYPRGLLVEKSMEILEAATERISDAIAKAAGDRDLVIDDDGQIRPEADPAVYLKRFFVCETGIAGHFVRLLGAPKAVRSIDAPRALQWVQNRLDFALAEKQQQAVKCAAQNKVMVLTGGPGTGKTTIIRAMLEIFSQLSAKIMLAAPTGRAAKKMSEATGYTAVTIHRMLSFNYQAGGFQKNQDNPLKCDLLIIDEASMIDTVLMYHLVKAVPPAATLVMVGDVHQLPSVGPGNVLADIITSGAVPVVRLTEIFRQARKSQIIVNAHQINSGRIPQMDASREDTDFYFIGQTDPEKVVDTIVELVSKRIPRRFGFDPVTEIQVLSPMHRGQAGTAALNGVLQEALNPGNPQITSGSTVFRLYDKVMQTRNNYDKQVFNGDMGRITGLDEETRQVQIDFEDRRISYAFTELDEVVTAYAVSVHKAQGSEFPAVVMPLLTQHYMMLQRNLVYTAVTRGKALVVMVGAKKAMAIAVKNNTPARRHTGLAVRLAAACGRYQGNHFDKEQLR from the coding sequence ATGACCTTCCAGGCCGAATCAGAGAATCAAACCCTTTCCGGCCAGATTGAGCGGGTGACCTATACAAATCCGGAAAACGGCTATACCGTGGCCCGGATGCGGGTCCGCGGCCGGCGGGAGCCGGTGACCGTGGTGGGTCGGTTCACGGATCCGGCGCCCGGAGAAGCCCTGGAAATAACCGGCTTCTGGAAACTTCATCCGACTTACGGCGAACAATTTGAGGTTCGCTCCCATCGCAGCATTACCCCCTCCACAATCAACGGCATTCGCAAATATCTGGGCTCCGGCATGATCCGTGGAATCGGTCCGGTCATGGCGGAACGGATTGTGGACCGGTTTGGCAAGTCCGCACTGGACGTGATTGAAAACCATCCTGAAAAACTCCGGGAAGTTGAAGGCATTGGCGAAAAACGCATTGAGATGATTCAGACCGCCTGGGCCGAGCAGCGCGAGATCCGCAACGTCATGGTTTTTCTCCAGTCCCACGAGGTCAGCGCGGCCTGGGCTGTGCGCATTTTCAGGCAATACGGCCGGGATGCCATTGATGTGGTCACCGCCAACCCCTATCAGCTGGCAACCGATATTTCCGGCATCGGGTTTTTGACAGCCGACCGGATCGCCTCCCGCCTGGGTTTTGAAAAGCAGGACCCTCTGCGCATAAAAGCCGGGATTTTGTATGTACTCAATCAGCTGGCAGAAGACGGGCATGTGTTTTATCCCCGGGGCCTGCTTGTGGAAAAAAGCATGGAAATTCTGGAGGCGGCAACAGAGCGCATTTCCGATGCCATTGCAAAAGCAGCCGGAGACCGGGATCTGGTCATCGACGATGATGGGCAAATACGTCCTGAAGCAGACCCGGCGGTTTACCTAAAGCGGTTTTTTGTTTGCGAAACCGGCATTGCCGGCCATTTTGTCCGTTTGCTTGGCGCGCCCAAGGCGGTTCGTTCCATTGATGCACCCAGGGCCCTGCAATGGGTCCAGAATCGGCTTGATTTTGCTTTGGCGGAAAAGCAGCAGCAGGCGGTGAAATGTGCGGCACAAAACAAGGTCATGGTGCTCACCGGCGGGCCGGGCACTGGAAAGACCACCATTATCCGGGCCATGTTAGAGATTTTTAGCCAGCTTTCAGCAAAGATCATGCTGGCCGCTCCCACGGGCCGGGCTGCCAAGAAAATGAGCGAGGCCACCGGCTATACGGCGGTGACCATTCACCGGATGCTTTCCTTTAATTATCAGGCCGGGGGATTTCAGAAAAACCAGGACAATCCGCTGAAATGCGATCTGCTCATTATCGACGAAGCCTCCATGATTGACACGGTGCTCATGTATCATCTGGTAAAGGCCGTGCCTCCTGCCGCCACCCTGGTGATGGTGGGCGACGTTCACCAGCTGCCGTCTGTGGGGCCGGGAAACGTGCTGGCAGATATTATCACATCCGGGGCTGTGCCGGTAGTGCGTTTAACCGAGATTTTCCGCCAGGCCCGCAAAAGCCAAATCATTGTAAACGCCCACCAGATCAACAGCGGCCGGATCCCGCAGATGGATGCAAGCCGCGAGGACACTGATTTTTATTTCATCGGGCAGACGGATCCGGAAAAAGTTGTTGACACCATTGTGGAATTGGTGTCAAAACGCATACCCCGGCGATTCGGGTTTGATCCTGTCACCGAAATTCAGGTCCTGAGTCCCATGCACCGGGGCCAGGCCGGTACGGCGGCGTTAAACGGCGTGCTCCAGGAAGCCTTAAATCCCGGCAATCCCCAGATCACCAGCGGGAGCACGGTGTTCCGGCTTTATGACAAGGTCATGCAGACCCGGAACAATTATGACAAGCAGGTGTTTAACGGGGATATGGGGCGCATTACCGGCCTGGACGAGGAAACCCGGCAGGTTCAGATTGATTTTGAGGACCGGCGCATCAGTTATGCGTTCACTGAGCTCGACGAGGTGGTGACCGCGTATGCTGTATCCGTGCACAAGGCCCAGGGCTCTGAGTTTCCTGCAGTGGTCATGCCGCTTTTGACCCAGCATTACATGATGCTCCAGCGCAACCTGGTCTACACGGCAGTTACCCGGGGAAAGGCTCTGGTGGTAATGGTTGGAGCCAAAAAGGCCATGGCCATTGCCGTGAAAAACAATACCCCGGCCAGGCGGCATACCGGGCTGGCCGTGCGGCTGGCTGCGGCCTGCGGCAGATACCAGGGAAATCATTTCGACAAGGAGCAACTGCGGTGA
- a CDS encoding tetratricopeptide repeat protein, whose translation MAEKNTGPADTGHSELPDDPLQQFLKKIAGVVRIYQKQLIIAGAGLLCLILVLSGVFYFLAQAQNNASARLLEITRQAGAIDSEQGPEAYEGIKDRYASLIEDYGYTDAGEMALLRYAALCLEIGEPDRALSLYESAWKKLKNNDRFNFLVLNGMAHAHAAMADNEQAIFYFQQVLENQSTVLDDQALFNLGLLYEKTGAPEKSRQAFEQLVSEYSDSMFADAARARISG comes from the coding sequence ATGGCTGAAAAAAACACCGGGCCGGCAGATACCGGGCATTCAGAGCTGCCGGATGATCCCCTGCAGCAGTTTTTAAAAAAGATTGCAGGTGTTGTCCGCATCTACCAGAAGCAACTGATCATCGCCGGAGCCGGACTGTTATGCCTGATTTTGGTGCTCTCCGGCGTGTTCTATTTCCTGGCACAAGCGCAGAACAACGCTTCGGCACGCCTGCTGGAAATTACCCGGCAGGCCGGGGCCATTGATTCGGAGCAAGGCCCGGAAGCCTACGAGGGCATCAAGGACCGTTACGCGTCCCTGATTGAAGATTACGGGTATACGGACGCCGGTGAAATGGCCCTGCTCCGGTATGCGGCATTGTGCCTGGAGATCGGAGAGCCCGATCGCGCCTTGTCATTGTATGAGAGTGCCTGGAAAAAGCTGAAAAATAATGACCGGTTTAATTTTCTGGTGCTAAACGGCATGGCCCACGCCCATGCGGCCATGGCAGACAATGAGCAGGCGATTTTTTATTTTCAGCAGGTACTGGAAAACCAGAGCACGGTCCTTGATGATCAGGCCCTGTTTAATCTCGGGCTGCTTTACGAGAAAACGGGAGCGCCGGAAAAAAGCCGGCAGGCCTTTGAGCAGCTTGTTTCCGAGTATTCGGATTCCATGTTCGCCGACGCAGCCCGGGCCAGGATTTCCGGCTGA
- a CDS encoding adenosine kinase, with protein MTISFEPDRSAIVCVGSALVDMLAGEDDSFLETVGAAKGGMTLVEQTFIDDLVSKTANPPTVVSGGSACNTAVGVGCLGGAARFVGKRGEDELGDVFESDLVAQRVEPYLFRSASPTGRVLSVITPDAQRTMFTYLGASAEMQPGEITRKCFDGAAIVHVEGYLLFNPELMMAVLKAGKASGARISLDLASFNVVEESRELLNDIVADYIDILIANEDEAFAYTGIKDEASSLQELGRNTEIAVLKTGPRGSMILYKGEITRVEALGDGCAVDTTGAGDLWAAGFLFGLVNGYSFTKSGNLGSACGYEVCQLVGAKVEEAGWQRIKQLLPENTENI; from the coding sequence ATGACCATCTCATTTGAGCCGGACCGCAGCGCCATTGTGTGCGTGGGTTCGGCGCTCGTGGATATGCTGGCCGGGGAAGATGACAGTTTTCTTGAAACCGTTGGTGCTGCCAAGGGCGGCATGACTTTGGTGGAGCAGACCTTTATTGACGATCTTGTATCCAAAACCGCCAACCCCCCCACTGTGGTCAGCGGCGGATCGGCCTGCAACACGGCCGTTGGGGTCGGATGCCTGGGCGGTGCCGCCCGTTTCGTGGGCAAGCGGGGAGAAGATGAACTGGGCGACGTGTTTGAATCCGACCTGGTGGCCCAGCGGGTGGAGCCGTATCTGTTCCGGTCCGCATCGCCGACCGGCCGTGTGTTGTCGGTGATCACCCCGGATGCCCAGCGCACCATGTTTACCTATTTGGGGGCGTCTGCGGAGATGCAGCCCGGGGAAATCACCCGGAAATGTTTTGACGGTGCGGCCATCGTGCACGTGGAAGGCTATCTGCTGTTTAATCCGGAGTTGATGATGGCGGTTTTAAAAGCCGGCAAGGCCTCGGGGGCGCGCATCAGCCTGGATCTGGCCAGTTTCAACGTTGTGGAGGAATCCAGGGAATTGCTAAACGATATCGTGGCCGACTACATTGATATCCTGATTGCAAACGAGGATGAGGCCTTTGCCTATACCGGCATAAAAGATGAAGCATCCTCCCTTCAGGAGCTGGGCCGGAATACGGAAATCGCGGTGTTAAAAACCGGGCCCAGGGGAAGCATGATCCTGTATAAGGGAGAGATCACCCGGGTTGAAGCGCTGGGCGATGGATGCGCGGTTGACACAACAGGGGCCGGAGACCTCTGGGCTGCCGGTTTTCTTTTCGGCCTGGTTAATGGCTATTCCTTTACAAAAAGCGGAAACCTTGGTTCGGCCTGCGGGTACGAAGTTTGTCAACTGGTGGGTGCCAAGGTCGAGGAAGCAGGCTGGCAGCGCATCAAGCAGCTGTTGCCGGAAAATACCGAAAATATTTGA
- a CDS encoding SH3 domain-containing protein produces the protein MYPAATSRRFTAMIICLTIFTMLAAAAAAAEARRMAVSVDVANTRSGPGTEHEKLWQMELYTPLEVIETQGDWYFFKDFEGTRAWIHKDLLADIKTVITKKGVINIRTGPGTSNDVAFQAEKGVPFKVLEKKGDWIHIQHADGEKGWIYRGLVW, from the coding sequence ATGTATCCGGCAGCAACTTCGCGCAGATTTACGGCAATGATCATCTGCCTGACGATTTTCACAATGCTGGCCGCGGCTGCAGCTGCGGCAGAGGCCCGGCGCATGGCCGTTTCCGTGGATGTGGCCAACACCCGTTCCGGGCCCGGCACCGAGCATGAAAAACTTTGGCAGATGGAACTCTATACCCCCCTGGAAGTTATTGAGACCCAGGGGGATTGGTATTTTTTTAAGGATTTCGAAGGCACCCGGGCCTGGATTCACAAGGACCTTTTGGCAGACATCAAAACCGTGATCACAAAAAAGGGTGTGATCAACATCCGCACCGGCCCAGGTACCAGTAATGACGTGGCTTTTCAGGCTGAAAAAGGCGTTCCCTTCAAGGTTTTGGAAAAAAAGGGGGATTGGATCCATATCCAGCATGCTGACGGGGAAAAGGGCTGGATCTACAGAGGCCTGGTGTGGTAG
- a CDS encoding vWA domain-containing protein, translating into MFVEFFYKLKDAGVPVTPTAFLTLHKALANGLIFSLSDFYTASRAILVKSERYFDLFDQIFAHYFEGAELPDMEGFELDEIAKAMLDQWLTDPQSVADALGINAADLQNLSPDELIEYFKERLKEQTERHEGGNRWIGTGGTSPVGHSGYHPGGLRVGGESRNQSAIKVANERRYKDYSRMGPLTQSSMGEALKRLRNLVPAGPKDQLNIDESIYQTMKNAGDIQIVFDRRLKDRLKVILAIDNGGYSMDPYVHVVRTLFNYARSQFKELKTYFFHNTIYDTVWEDPARYRKPKPVAEFVRNDPDTRLILVGDASMAPYELMARDGSIYVHERSGKASIEQLRFLAETFPHNAWLNPVPARMWPYTRTINAIAQIFPMYELSIDGLEQAVNQLMAA; encoded by the coding sequence ATGTTTGTGGAGTTTTTTTATAAGCTCAAGGATGCGGGCGTGCCGGTCACGCCCACGGCCTTTTTGACCCTGCACAAGGCCCTGGCAAACGGGCTGATTTTTTCCCTTTCGGATTTTTACACCGCCTCCCGGGCGATTCTGGTCAAAAGTGAGCGGTATTTTGACCTGTTTGACCAGATTTTTGCCCATTATTTCGAGGGTGCGGAATTGCCGGACATGGAGGGCTTTGAGCTTGACGAGATCGCAAAGGCCATGCTGGACCAGTGGCTGACCGACCCGCAGTCCGTGGCCGATGCCCTGGGGATCAATGCCGCGGATCTGCAGAATCTGTCACCTGACGAGCTGATTGAATATTTCAAGGAACGCTTAAAAGAACAGACCGAGCGGCATGAAGGCGGAAACCGATGGATCGGCACCGGCGGGACCTCCCCGGTGGGTCATTCCGGATATCATCCGGGCGGTTTGCGCGTGGGCGGCGAATCCCGCAACCAGTCGGCCATCAAGGTGGCCAATGAAAGACGGTACAAGGATTATTCCCGCATGGGGCCCCTGACCCAGTCATCCATGGGCGAGGCCTTAAAGCGGCTTCGCAATCTGGTGCCCGCCGGACCCAAAGACCAGCTCAATATAGACGAAAGCATTTATCAGACCATGAAAAACGCCGGCGATATCCAGATCGTATTTGACCGGCGCTTAAAAGACCGGCTCAAGGTGATCCTGGCCATTGATAACGGCGGCTACTCCATGGATCCATATGTGCACGTGGTCCGGACTCTGTTTAATTACGCCCGCTCCCAGTTCAAGGAGTTGAAAACCTATTTCTTCCACAACACCATTTATGACACGGTATGGGAGGATCCGGCCCGGTATCGCAAGCCCAAGCCGGTGGCCGAATTTGTGAGAAATGATCCGGACACGCGCCTGATTCTGGTGGGCGATGCCAGCATGGCCCCTTATGAATTGATGGCCAGGGACGGCTCCATTTACGTCCACGAGCGCAGCGGCAAGGCCAGCATTGAACAGTTGCGGTTTCTGGCCGAAACCTTCCCGCACAATGCCTGGTTAAATCCCGTGCCCGCCCGCATGTGGCCCTACACCCGGACCATCAACGCCATTGCCCAGATTTTTCCCATGTATGAACTAAGCATTGACGGGCTTGAACAGGCGGTAAACCAATTGATGGCCGCCTAA
- a CDS encoding AAA family ATPase: MTKQLQEKDQFSGAKRYVLDPELARIVNISRSLEMPLLLKGEPGTGKTMLAYAIAESLHMPLIVLNVKSNMKLIDGLYQYDTLTRLNDSRFGDSTRDVSRIEDYIKMGKIGQAFTAEERTVLLIDEIDKADTDFQDDMLDVLDQMEFDIIEIDKTIRARHRPVIIITSNAKKDLSDPFLGRCNFHHIAFPDPKMMRKIIHVHFPEIDSDLMDHAINTFYQLREIDMVEKKPATRELINWIRALSADPDFKPKQLAKGELPYLGVLFKKSQDYQYAANQVQRKKRF, from the coding sequence ATGACGAAACAATTACAGGAAAAAGATCAGTTCAGCGGTGCAAAACGTTACGTCCTGGACCCGGAGTTGGCCAGAATTGTTAATATTTCCAGGTCCCTGGAAATGCCCCTGCTGTTAAAGGGCGAGCCCGGAACAGGAAAGACCATGCTGGCCTATGCCATTGCTGAAAGTCTGCACATGCCGCTGATCGTGTTAAATGTCAAATCCAATATGAAGCTCATAGACGGTCTTTACCAGTATGATACCCTCACCCGGCTCAATGACAGCCGTTTTGGCGACTCTACCCGGGATGTGAGCCGGATCGAGGATTACATCAAGATGGGCAAGATCGGCCAGGCGTTTACAGCCGAAGAACGCACTGTCTTGCTGATTGATGAAATTGACAAGGCCGATACGGACTTCCAGGATGACATGCTTGATGTGCTCGATCAAATGGAATTTGACATTATTGAAATTGACAAAACCATCCGGGCCCGGCACAGGCCGGTGATTATCATCACCTCCAACGCCAAGAAGGATCTTTCCGACCCATTTCTGGGCCGGTGCAATTTTCATCATATTGCCTTTCCGGATCCTAAGATGATGCGCAAAATCATTCATGTGCATTTTCCGGAGATTGATTCAGACCTGATGGATCATGCCATCAACACCTTCTATCAACTCCGGGAAATCGACATGGTGGAAAAAAAGCCCGCAACCCGGGAGTTGATCAACTGGATCCGGGCCCTTTCAGCGGACCCGGACTTCAAGCCCAAGCAGTTGGCCAAGGGAGAGCTGCCCTACCTGGGGGTGTTGTTTAAAAAGAGCCAGGATTATCAGTATGCAGCCAATCAGGTGCAGCGCAAAAAACGGTTCTAG
- the tatA gene encoding twin-arginine translocase TatA/TatE family subunit, translated as MFGIGMPELIVVLVIIMIVFGAGKLPEIGSGIGKGIRNFKKSVSGDETPAEQEQIEEPRQDNNNEKK; from the coding sequence ATGTTTGGCATCGGCATGCCGGAACTCATTGTTGTTCTGGTGATCATTATGATTGTGTTCGGAGCAGGCAAACTCCCGGAAATCGGCTCGGGCATCGGAAAAGGAATCCGCAATTTCAAAAAATCGGTTTCCGGCGACGAGACTCCGGCCGAACAAGAACAAATTGAAGAGCCCCGGCAGGACAACAACAACGAAAAAAAATAA
- the ssb gene encoding single-stranded DNA-binding protein → MARGVNKVILVGNLGRDPEIRYTQDGQAVVNFTLATSMEWRDKATGEKRDKTEWHRIVAFRKLAEICGEYLSKGKQVYIEGRLQTRSWEQDGVTKYITEVVASDMQMLGSKGDSGGGGGYNSGPAYDDQPASPRGGGAGDAEDDIPF, encoded by the coding sequence ATGGCACGCGGCGTCAACAAAGTCATTCTCGTCGGCAACCTGGGACGTGACCCTGAAATTCGGTATACCCAGGACGGCCAGGCAGTGGTGAATTTTACCCTGGCCACTTCCATGGAATGGCGGGACAAGGCCACTGGGGAAAAACGGGACAAAACAGAATGGCACAGAATCGTGGCTTTCCGGAAACTGGCGGAAATCTGCGGTGAATATTTGTCCAAGGGCAAGCAGGTTTATATTGAAGGCCGCCTTCAGACACGCTCATGGGAGCAGGACGGGGTCACCAAGTACATTACGGAGGTGGTGGCCAGTGATATGCAGATGCTGGGTTCCAAAGGCGATAGTGGCGGCGGAGGAGGATACAATTCCGGGCCTGCTTATGATGACCAGCCGGCATCGCCACGAGGCGGAGGCGCCGGAGACGCGGAGGATGATATTCCGTTTTGA
- a CDS encoding type IV pilus secretin PilQ: protein MDSCRTKSRIIRRVSLMMGLLLLLAGCATGPSPQQDPEAEQPSGMTTIEQLATVSRPESAEIQIQTSGEVDYTSVKQLEPLGVIFYFPQAQLGDLDRQYQPEDKAIDAVLLSSSEDRRNVRVEVQLTRDMNYTVDKQVAGLTIQFDKKDLPDNPAGSEAASQISDQTRDQDQQPRLPETGYDKRSVPERKTNSDSSKKTAEVYKDIATVKDIHFASGESGASVITIRTSRPVNYDLVRARDQLLKLRLTRSALPDHVDRRPLITTRFDSAVDRVIPYAVPDKKDLVEMLIELREAVPYRVAQEGRELMIHFEASSVGPRPYPVADLPEWQQVLEEVLTEEAIAGAGLSSAAEAARKAEKQVDWLFEKDEYTGEKIALDFYETDIKNVFRILQQVSGKNYAIDPDVQGKVTINMEKPVPWDQVLDLILKQNRLGKVERDEIIRIATLETLRQEEEARRQRIEAYKNRIEQEKAMEPLVTEYIPVSYASAQGEVLPHIEDVLSDRGKANVDNRNNQLIITDTMERIDKAQEVISKIDKVTPQVEIEARIVEINEDFLKDVGTTFSATKASADAGFGGSYLHNIAMNHPSTSTTSGIGFSLSRLSGLTLDAQLNALEEENNVKIVSAPKIVTLDNKKATIKQGFEIPYQTVEDDEVKIEFKEVDLRLDVTPHVTPDQRVSLQIFVTKNEIAELTQEAPALSTNEAVTELLVEDGDTIVIGGIKKDTTTKRKTGFPILKDIPILGWMFKRDVQQSEKSELLIFMTPRIVQLEQRKMTATASDDN, encoded by the coding sequence ATGGATAGTTGTCGCACAAAGTCAAGGATCATCCGGCGGGTTTCTCTGATGATGGGCCTTTTATTATTGCTTGCCGGCTGTGCAACCGGGCCGTCGCCTCAGCAGGACCCGGAGGCGGAGCAGCCGTCAGGCATGACCACCATCGAACAGTTAGCAACGGTGAGCCGGCCGGAATCAGCTGAAATTCAGATTCAGACCTCCGGGGAGGTCGATTACACTTCTGTCAAGCAGTTGGAGCCCCTGGGTGTTATTTTTTATTTCCCCCAGGCGCAGCTCGGAGACCTTGACAGGCAATATCAGCCTGAAGACAAAGCCATAGATGCGGTTTTGCTTTCAAGTTCCGAAGACCGCAGAAACGTGCGGGTTGAGGTGCAGCTGACCCGGGATATGAATTATACGGTGGACAAGCAGGTTGCGGGTTTAACCATTCAGTTTGATAAAAAGGATCTACCCGACAACCCGGCCGGATCCGAAGCTGCTTCTCAGATTTCGGATCAGACCCGGGATCAGGACCAGCAGCCAAGGCTCCCGGAGACCGGCTATGACAAGAGGTCTGTGCCTGAGCGCAAAACGAATTCAGACAGCTCAAAGAAAACCGCAGAAGTTTATAAGGATATTGCCACGGTAAAAGACATTCATTTTGCCAGCGGTGAATCCGGGGCTTCTGTTATTACCATACGCACGTCCCGGCCAGTCAATTATGATTTGGTCCGGGCGCGGGATCAACTTCTGAAGCTGCGCCTGACCCGTTCGGCCCTTCCCGATCATGTGGACCGGCGCCCGCTTATCACCACCCGGTTTGACAGCGCCGTTGATCGTGTTATCCCTTATGCGGTGCCGGACAAAAAGGACCTGGTGGAGATGCTTATTGAACTCCGGGAAGCTGTTCCCTACCGGGTGGCGCAGGAAGGCCGCGAGTTGATGATTCACTTTGAAGCCTCCTCGGTGGGGCCAAGGCCTTATCCCGTGGCGGATCTGCCTGAATGGCAGCAGGTGCTTGAAGAGGTCCTTACGGAAGAAGCCATTGCCGGGGCCGGGCTGTCATCCGCTGCCGAAGCTGCCAGAAAGGCCGAAAAACAAGTTGATTGGCTGTTTGAAAAGGATGAATACACGGGTGAAAAAATCGCTCTGGATTTTTATGAAACCGATATCAAAAATGTATTCCGGATTCTTCAGCAGGTCAGCGGGAAAAATTACGCCATAGACCCGGATGTGCAGGGCAAGGTCACCATCAATATGGAAAAACCAGTGCCCTGGGATCAGGTCCTGGATCTGATATTAAAGCAAAACCGGCTCGGCAAGGTGGAGCGGGATGAAATTATCCGGATTGCCACCCTGGAGACCCTTCGCCAGGAGGAGGAAGCCCGGCGGCAAAGAATTGAGGCGTATAAAAACCGCATTGAGCAGGAAAAAGCCATGGAGCCGCTGGTCACGGAATATATTCCAGTCAGTTACGCCAGCGCCCAGGGCGAAGTGCTGCCCCATATTGAGGATGTTTTGTCGGACCGGGGCAAGGCCAATGTGGACAACCGCAACAATCAGTTGATTATCACCGACACCATGGAGCGCATTGACAAGGCCCAGGAGGTGATTTCAAAAATCGACAAAGTCACGCCCCAGGTGGAAATCGAAGCCCGGATCGTGGAGATCAACGAGGATTTCCTAAAAGACGTGGGCACTACATTCAGTGCGACCAAGGCATCAGCTGATGCCGGATTTGGCGGCAGTTATTTACACAATATAGCCATGAATCATCCCAGCACAAGCACCACCTCGGGAATCGGATTCAGCCTTTCGCGGCTCTCGGGCCTGACCCTGGATGCCCAGTTAAATGCCCTGGAAGAAGAAAACAACGTAAAAATCGTCTCCGCACCCAAGATCGTGACCCTGGACAACAAAAAGGCCACCATCAAACAGGGCTTTGAAATTCCCTATCAGACAGTGGAGGACGACGAGGTCAAAATTGAATTCAAGGAAGTGGACCTGCGCCTGGATGTTACCCCCCATGTGACGCCGGACCAACGTGTTTCCCTCCAGATCTTTGTGACCAAAAACGAAATTGCCGAGCTCACGCAGGAGGCGCCGGCGCTTTCCACCAACGAGGCGGTCACCGAGCTGCTGGTGGAAGACGGGGATACCATCGTGATCGGCGGCATCAAAAAAGACACCACAACCAAAAGAAAAACCGGTTTTCCCATCCTTAAAGACATTCCCATCCTGGGCTGGATGTTTAAGCGCGATGTCCAGCAAAGTGAGAAAAGCGAGCTGCTTATTTTCATGACCCCCAGGATTGTGCAGCTTGAGCAGCGCAAAATGACGGCAACGGCTTCAGATGATAATTAA
- a CDS encoding pilus assembly protein PilP: MMSKPNIWIAAMMFFLVPGLMALGGKPETPDEDVSRSRSVKIERQEKAKDKGSEKALSDAGEAEAEKPVSSLPEEVEAGADSDSEDAAADTDGTGAQAGEEELGDLMIDEQEGLFRNEERLYTRKGRVDPFEPFMRGSSGQDSGEEDDGAELQRRRPQTPLERIALSQLKLTAILRLASDNDAIAMVEDPSGKGYVVKKGTWIGDQGGRVAEIRSDRIIVQEQYKDVFGKIAEREIEKKLQQ; the protein is encoded by the coding sequence ATGATGTCAAAGCCGAACATATGGATCGCAGCGATGATGTTTTTCCTGGTGCCCGGATTGATGGCACTGGGCGGAAAACCGGAAACGCCGGACGAGGATGTATCCCGGAGCCGGTCAGTGAAAATCGAGCGTCAGGAAAAGGCAAAAGACAAGGGTTCTGAAAAAGCCCTATCTGATGCCGGTGAGGCTGAAGCTGAAAAACCGGTTTCATCGCTGCCCGAAGAGGTTGAAGCCGGCGCTGACAGTGACAGCGAAGATGCTGCCGCAGATACAGACGGCACCGGGGCGCAAGCCGGTGAAGAAGAGCTCGGGGATCTGATGATAGACGAGCAGGAAGGGCTCTTTCGCAACGAGGAAAGGCTCTATACCCGTAAAGGCCGGGTGGACCCCTTTGAACCGTTTATGCGGGGATCATCCGGGCAGGATTCCGGAGAAGAAGACGATGGTGCTGAACTCCAGCGCCGAAGGCCCCAGACACCGCTGGAAAGAATTGCTTTGAGCCAGTTAAAGCTTACGGCCATTCTCAGGCTGGCATCGGACAATGATGCCATTGCCATGGTGGAGGATCCCTCAGGCAAGGGTTATGTGGTGAAAAAAGGTACCTGGATCGGCGATCAGGGCGGTCGGGTTGCAGAGATCCGGTCTGATCGAATCATTGTCCAGGAGCAGTATAAAGATGTTTTCGGTAAAATCGCCGAGCGCGAGATTGAAAAGAAACTTCAGCAATAA